Proteins co-encoded in one Sporosarcina sp. FSL K6-1522 genomic window:
- a CDS encoding toprim domain-containing protein encodes MSDERVIIVEGRADKTRLMRILAEPVDIICTNGTISPYRLEELLTPYEERELVVFVDADESGEKIRALVKREYPTATHLYTEKVYHQVETTPYKVLATILQQVNFNIRPEFLR; translated from the coding sequence TTGTCGGATGAAAGAGTGATTATTGTCGAGGGACGTGCAGACAAGACGCGGCTTATGCGAATATTGGCAGAGCCTGTCGACATCATTTGTACGAATGGAACAATCAGTCCTTATCGACTTGAAGAACTACTTACACCCTATGAGGAACGTGAATTAGTAGTTTTTGTCGATGCCGATGAATCAGGCGAAAAAATCCGTGCTTTAGTCAAAAGAGAGTACCCTACCGCAACCCATTTGTATACAGAAAAGGTATACCATCAAGTGGAAACAACCCCTTACAAAGTGCTCGCCACGATTTTACAACAAGTGAATTTCAACATTCGCCCCGAATTTTTACGATAA
- the gcvH gene encoding glycine cleavage system protein GcvH, with translation MSTPKDLRYSEEHEWVKDESGNYRIGITHFAQSELGDIVFVELPAVGDEIKADEPFGSVESVKTVSELYAPISGKVLEVNAELEDNPEFVNESPYENAWMIVVEPSNASELDALMTAEAYDKMTIGE, from the coding sequence ATGAGCACACCAAAAGACTTGCGTTATTCTGAAGAACACGAATGGGTGAAAGATGAAAGCGGTAACTACCGTATTGGAATTACACACTTCGCACAATCTGAACTTGGCGATATTGTTTTCGTTGAACTACCAGCAGTTGGTGACGAAATCAAAGCAGACGAGCCTTTCGGAAGCGTTGAATCTGTTAAAACTGTATCAGAACTTTATGCACCAATCAGCGGTAAAGTTCTTGAAGTGAACGCAGAGTTAGAAGATAACCCTGAATTCGTTAACGAATCTCCATACGAAAATGCATGGATGATTGTTGTTGAACCTTCAAATGCATCTGAACTAGATGCACTTATGACTGCTGAAGCGTATGACAAAATGACAATCGGAGAATAA
- a CDS encoding arsenate reductase family protein produces the protein MELTYYGYPKCGTCRKAKKWLETNGLAFQEVNIAEAPPSKEELEQIIATSGLELKKFFNVSGMKYRELNLKDKLPTMTDDEKVSLLASDGMLIKRPIVYGEGKVTVGFKEEDFDNIWTN, from the coding sequence ATGGAACTTACTTATTATGGCTACCCGAAATGCGGGACATGTCGAAAAGCGAAAAAATGGCTTGAAACGAACGGCTTGGCGTTTCAAGAAGTCAATATAGCAGAGGCTCCACCTTCAAAGGAAGAGCTTGAACAAATCATTGCTACATCAGGCTTGGAGTTGAAGAAGTTTTTCAATGTCAGTGGGATGAAATATAGAGAATTGAATTTGAAAGACAAGCTGCCTACGATGACGGATGACGAGAAAGTGAGCTTGCTAGCATCGGACGGCATGTTGATTAAAAGACCGATTGTTTACGGAGAAGGTAAAGTGACTGTTGGCTTTAAGGAAGAGGATTTCGACAACATCTGGACAAACTGA
- a CDS encoding thioredoxin family protein, whose translation METWTREQWESTLQQSAAAVYYLYTPMCGTCAVASKMMDVISVMRPDMPIGKADLNYVQELAVRYEIESVPCLLIQKDGRIQEKIYAFQSVPYLLERID comes from the coding sequence ATGGAAACATGGACACGTGAACAATGGGAAAGCACGTTACAGCAATCGGCTGCTGCAGTGTATTATTTATATACACCTATGTGTGGAACATGCGCTGTCGCCTCAAAAATGATGGATGTGATTTCGGTCATGCGACCTGACATGCCGATCGGCAAAGCGGATCTCAACTATGTGCAGGAGCTTGCAGTGCGTTATGAAATTGAAAGTGTACCTTGTCTGTTAATTCAAAAGGATGGTCGTATACAGGAGAAAATTTATGCGTTCCAATCTGTGCCTTATCTACTTGAGAGAATCGATTGA